In the Streptomyces fradiae ATCC 10745 = DSM 40063 genome, one interval contains:
- a CDS encoding protein kinase domain-containing protein encodes MAPGSEAGGGGVSDDGASGRGDAVEFGAGGMVGDGRYRLTHRLGRGGMAEVFAAEDVRLGRTVAVKLLRADLAEDPVSKARFTREAQSVAGLNHHAIVAVYDSGEDQVNGQAVPYIVMELVEGRTIRELLVSAEAPPPEQALIIVSGVLEALAYSHQHGIVHRDIKPANVIITHAGAVKVMDFGIARALHGASTTMTQTGMVMGTPQYLSPEQALGKAVDHRSDLYATGCLLYELLALRPPFVGETPLSVVYQHVQDIPVPPSQVSDGVAPPELDGLAMRALAKDPDDRFQSAEEMRGLIQYALRMLQEQGGHTGVWNTGPAGAHDGGHTAHGGVAATAVMGAATGLGNGPATPPRPMPVHGDTSQGPILPPLNQDDGAYAAAYDNGGGGGGRGRVLLFVALALVAIVAGVVYAVKMSDKPAGADPRPVTSPSPSVSPSTSPSPSPSQSEEEQEEPSTSGGGGGGGWDRPSWPQKSPSYSQDPAPTTGGGGTGGTGATDGSTDQGGTTDGTTDGGQDGGTDGTSEGSADGGTSSGGTTEGGGTTGSADAGGTDTSGGTATSGGQQGGTSTGTTTGTGTTAG; translated from the coding sequence ATGGCACCCGGATCCGAAGCAGGTGGCGGCGGAGTGTCGGATGACGGAGCGTCGGGGCGCGGGGACGCCGTCGAGTTCGGTGCCGGAGGGATGGTCGGCGACGGCCGCTACCGGCTGACCCACCGTCTCGGCCGCGGCGGCATGGCGGAGGTCTTCGCGGCGGAGGACGTACGGCTGGGCCGCACGGTCGCCGTGAAGCTGCTCCGCGCCGACCTCGCCGAGGACCCGGTCTCCAAGGCCCGCTTCACCCGCGAGGCGCAGTCCGTCGCGGGGCTCAACCACCACGCGATCGTGGCGGTGTACGACTCCGGCGAGGACCAGGTCAACGGCCAGGCCGTGCCGTACATCGTCATGGAGCTGGTCGAGGGCCGCACCATCCGCGAGCTGCTGGTCAGCGCGGAGGCGCCGCCGCCGGAGCAGGCGCTGATCATCGTGTCGGGCGTGCTGGAGGCGCTCGCCTACTCGCACCAGCACGGCATCGTGCACCGCGACATCAAGCCGGCGAACGTGATCATCACGCACGCCGGCGCCGTCAAGGTGATGGACTTCGGCATCGCCCGCGCCCTGCACGGCGCGTCCACGACGATGACGCAGACCGGCATGGTCATGGGCACGCCCCAGTACCTGTCGCCGGAGCAGGCGCTCGGCAAGGCCGTCGACCACCGCTCCGACCTGTACGCCACCGGCTGCCTGCTCTACGAACTGCTCGCCCTGCGGCCCCCCTTCGTCGGCGAGACGCCGCTGTCGGTCGTCTACCAGCACGTGCAGGACATCCCGGTGCCGCCGTCCCAGGTGTCGGACGGCGTCGCGCCGCCGGAGCTGGACGGGCTGGCCATGCGGGCGCTGGCGAAGGACCCGGACGACCGCTTCCAGAGCGCCGAGGAGATGCGCGGGCTGATCCAGTACGCGCTGCGCATGCTCCAGGAGCAGGGCGGCCACACCGGCGTGTGGAACACCGGTCCGGCCGGCGCGCACGACGGCGGCCACACCGCGCACGGCGGCGTCGCGGCGACCGCCGTGATGGGCGCCGCGACGGGCCTGGGCAACGGCCCGGCGACACCGCCCCGGCCGATGCCGGTGCACGGCGACACCTCGCAGGGGCCGATCCTGCCGCCGCTCAACCAGGACGACGGCGCCTACGCGGCGGCGTACGACAACGGGGGCGGCGGGGGCGGCCGGGGCAGGGTGCTGCTGTTCGTCGCGCTCGCGCTGGTCGCGATCGTGGCGGGTGTCGTGTACGCGGTGAAGATGAGCGACAAGCCGGCCGGCGCCGACCCGCGGCCGGTCACCAGCCCGTCGCCGTCCGTCTCGCCGAGCACCAGCCCCTCGCCGTCCCCCTCGCAGTCCGAGGAGGAGCAGGAGGAGCCCAGCACGTCGGGCGGCGGGGGCGGCGGCGGCTGGGACCGCCCGTCGTGGCCGCAGAAGTCGCCCTCCTACAGCCAGGACCCCGCGCCCACCACGGGCGGCGGCGGTACGGGCGGCACGGGCGCCACGGACGGCTCCACCGACCAGGGCGGCACCACCGACGGCACCACCGACGGCGGCCAGGACGGCGGCACCGACGGCACGAGCGAGGGTTCGGCCGACGGCGGTACGAGCAGCGGCGGCACCACCGAGGGCGGCGGGACGACCGGGTCCGCCGACGCGGGCGGCACGGACACCTCGGGCGGTACGGCGACCTCGGGCGGCCAGCAGGGCGGTACGAGCACGGGCACCACGACCGGGACCGGCACGACCGCCGGCTGA
- a CDS encoding ABC transporter ATP-binding protein: protein MSTPTPQPSQQPVLRLQQLTRVHGTGATEVHALRGVDLDVHPGELVAVMGPSGSGKSTLLTIAGGLDLPTSGRVVVEGTDITTADRRALAALRRRSIGYVFQDYNLIPALTAAENIALPRELDGTSARKARTEALAALEEMNLAHLADRFPDEMSGGQQQRVAIARALVGDRRLVLADEPTGALDSETGESVLALLRSRCDAGAAAVLVTHEPRFAAWADRVVFLRDGAVVDQTVRAGAESLLSNQGGAA, encoded by the coding sequence ATGTCAACACCGACGCCACAGCCGTCCCAGCAGCCCGTGCTGCGACTCCAGCAGCTCACCCGCGTCCACGGCACGGGCGCCACCGAGGTCCACGCCCTGCGCGGCGTGGACCTCGACGTCCACCCGGGCGAGCTGGTCGCCGTCATGGGCCCCTCCGGCTCCGGCAAGTCCACGCTGCTGACCATCGCGGGCGGCCTCGACCTCCCCACCTCCGGACGGGTCGTGGTCGAGGGCACCGACATCACCACGGCCGACCGGCGTGCGCTCGCCGCGCTGCGCCGCCGCAGCATCGGCTACGTCTTCCAGGACTACAACCTGATCCCGGCGCTCACCGCCGCCGAGAACATCGCCCTGCCGCGCGAGCTGGACGGCACGTCCGCCCGCAAGGCGCGCACCGAGGCCCTCGCCGCGCTGGAGGAGATGAACCTCGCCCACCTCGCCGACCGGTTCCCCGACGAGATGTCGGGCGGCCAGCAGCAGCGCGTGGCGATCGCCCGCGCCCTGGTCGGCGACCGCCGCCTCGTCCTGGCCGACGAGCCGACCGGCGCCCTCGACTCGGAGACCGGCGAGTCCGTCCTGGCCCTGCTGCGCTCCCGCTGCGACGCGGGCGCCGCCGCGGTGCTCGTCACCCACGAGCCCCGGTTCGCCGCGTGGGCCGACCGCGTCGTCTTCCTCCGCGACGGCGCGGTCGTCGACCAGACCGTGCGCGCGGGCGCCGAGTCCCTTCTGTCGAACCAGGGGGGAGCGGCGTGA
- a CDS encoding PadR family transcriptional regulator yields MSIRHGLLALLERGPRYGSQLRTEFESRTGSTWPLNVGQVYTTLSRLERDGMVAQDGADEAGHPLYVITAAGREELRTWFERPVDRASPARDELAIKLAMAVGAPGVDIRAVIQSQRRHTIKAMQDYTRLKARALAALESGSEQRRDDVAWLLVLEQLIFRTEAEARWLDHCEARLIRLSAVAPQEPAPPEAAPAPPGARPEARPERAARHH; encoded by the coding sequence ATGTCGATCCGCCACGGGCTTCTGGCCCTCCTCGAACGCGGCCCTCGCTACGGCTCCCAGCTCCGCACGGAGTTCGAGTCCCGCACCGGCTCCACCTGGCCGCTCAACGTCGGCCAGGTGTACACGACGCTCAGCCGACTGGAGCGGGACGGCATGGTCGCGCAGGACGGCGCGGACGAGGCGGGCCACCCGCTGTACGTCATCACCGCGGCCGGGCGGGAGGAACTGCGCACCTGGTTCGAGCGGCCCGTCGACCGCGCCAGCCCCGCCCGCGACGAGTTGGCCATCAAGCTCGCCATGGCCGTCGGGGCGCCCGGCGTGGACATCCGCGCCGTCATCCAGTCCCAGCGCCGCCACACGATCAAGGCGATGCAGGACTACACGCGGCTGAAGGCGCGGGCGCTGGCCGCCCTGGAGAGCGGTTCGGAGCAGCGCCGCGACGACGTGGCGTGGCTCCTCGTACTGGAGCAGCTCATCTTCCGTACGGAGGCCGAGGCGCGGTGGCTGGACCACTGCGAGGCACGGCTGATCCGCCTCTCGGCCGTCGCCCCGCAGGAGCCGGCCCCGCCCGAGGCGGCCCCGGCGCCACCCGGGGCCCGCCCTGAGGCCCGCCCCGAGCGCGCCGCCCGGCACCACTGA
- a CDS encoding Stk1 family PASTA domain-containing Ser/Thr kinase: MSQDGAHGRYAGGSVANGRYQLRALIGEGGMASVYLAYDSALDRQVAIKTLHTELGREQSFRERFRREAQAVAKLQHTNIVSVFDTGEDKVVYSDPSAGDGGVMPYIVMEYVEGRPLGSVLAADIRQYGAMPADKALKVTADVLAALEASHEMGLVHRDIKPGNVMMTKRDVVKVMDFGIARAMQSGVTSMTQTGMVVGTPQYLSPEQALGRGVDARSDLYSVGIMLFQLLTGRLPFDADSPLAIAYAHVQEEPPAPSSVNRAVTPAMDALVARALRKNPNERFPSAAAMRDECLRVLSAGQAGAPVIVPGAPANSGSGVGSAVFPPLDPSQAGAGHAPQGVHTPYAPAPHHGYGPPTPAPAPTPTPAPAPAHGPGHGPAGYGYPHQAAPAPVYQTPAPSPYQPAASGGGTGGGRRMPLLVGAIAVALIAVAGAVTAVVVNRDDDPGTPTAGGSQSAPAAGGDAAGTDYKGPDLARTIDTKKCTEPREGQDPEKFEAPNFTYKNINSVKACIQAAGWKIIKEVRVDENTYGDGTVLTQFPRQGTEIDEEAAEFTLEISTGNKPQ; the protein is encoded by the coding sequence ATGAGCCAGGACGGCGCACACGGCCGCTACGCGGGCGGTTCGGTGGCGAACGGCCGGTACCAGCTCCGCGCCCTGATCGGCGAGGGCGGCATGGCCTCCGTCTACCTGGCCTACGACAGCGCCCTGGACCGGCAGGTCGCCATCAAGACCCTCCACACGGAACTCGGCCGGGAACAGTCGTTCCGCGAGCGGTTCCGGCGCGAGGCGCAGGCCGTCGCGAAGCTCCAGCACACCAACATCGTGTCCGTCTTCGACACCGGCGAGGACAAGGTCGTCTACAGCGACCCGTCGGCGGGCGACGGCGGCGTCATGCCGTACATCGTCATGGAGTACGTGGAGGGCCGGCCGCTCGGCTCCGTGCTCGCCGCCGACATCCGGCAGTACGGGGCGATGCCGGCCGACAAGGCCCTGAAGGTCACCGCCGACGTGCTGGCGGCGCTGGAGGCCAGCCACGAGATGGGCCTGGTCCACCGGGACATCAAGCCGGGCAACGTGATGATGACCAAGCGCGATGTGGTCAAGGTCATGGACTTCGGCATCGCACGGGCCATGCAGTCCGGCGTCACCTCCATGACGCAGACCGGCATGGTCGTCGGCACGCCCCAGTACCTGTCGCCGGAGCAGGCCCTCGGGCGGGGCGTGGACGCCCGCTCCGACCTGTACTCGGTCGGCATCATGCTCTTCCAGCTCCTGACCGGCCGCCTGCCCTTCGACGCCGACTCGCCGCTGGCCATCGCGTACGCCCACGTCCAGGAGGAGCCCCCGGCCCCGTCCTCGGTCAACCGGGCGGTCACCCCGGCGATGGACGCGCTGGTCGCCCGCGCGCTGCGGAAGAACCCGAACGAGCGGTTCCCGAGCGCCGCCGCCATGCGCGACGAGTGCCTGCGGGTGCTGTCCGCCGGGCAGGCCGGCGCGCCGGTGATCGTGCCGGGCGCCCCCGCGAACAGCGGCTCGGGGGTCGGGTCCGCGGTCTTCCCGCCGCTGGACCCGTCCCAGGCGGGCGCGGGCCACGCGCCGCAGGGCGTCCACACGCCCTACGCGCCGGCGCCCCACCACGGCTACGGGCCGCCGACCCCCGCCCCGGCGCCGACCCCGACCCCGGCGCCGGCGCCGGCGCACGGCCCGGGTCACGGCCCGGCCGGGTACGGCTACCCGCACCAGGCGGCACCCGCGCCCGTGTACCAGACGCCCGCCCCGTCCCCGTACCAGCCGGCGGCGTCCGGCGGCGGGACCGGCGGCGGCCGGCGCATGCCGCTGCTGGTGGGCGCGATCGCCGTGGCTCTGATCGCCGTCGCGGGCGCCGTCACCGCGGTCGTGGTCAACCGGGACGACGACCCGGGCACCCCGACGGCGGGGGGCTCGCAGTCCGCCCCGGCGGCGGGAGGGGACGCGGCGGGTACCGACTACAAGGGCCCCGACCTGGCGCGGACGATCGACACCAAGAAGTGCACCGAGCCGCGCGAGGGGCAGGACCCGGAGAAGTTCGAGGCGCCGAACTTCACCTACAAGAACATCAACTCCGTGAAGGCGTGCATCCAGGCGGCCGGCTGGAAGATCATCAAGGAGGTCCGGGTCGACGAGAACACGTACGGCGACGGGACGGTCCTCACCCAGTTCCCGCGGCAGGGTACGGAGATCGACGAGGAAGCGGCCGAGTTCACCCTGGAGATCTCGACCGGCAACAAGCCGCAGTAG
- a CDS encoding phosphotransferase produces the protein MGEPAGAGAECRSGEPPVAALLRRYPAYGEPLSCVRVTQGLLNRGYRLSTTRGTFFLKQHLDATTSHHAVVARQHRATERLHALGVPVAPALPDAEGRTVAQLGGDCYALHPWVEGRHRDGAQLTAAGSRRLGALLGYVHTCLERVLGVAGVHPAARAYGSADPDDTFRLIDDLLALARARRRRAAFDELAEHRLLERRRLLAAHAHRRPAAAAPSAGGWVHGDFHPLNLLYRGAEPAAIVDWDRLGLQPRAEEAVRAAMIFYVQPTGRLDLAKVRAYARAYRRAAGLGAAELAAAVHRVWWERLNDFWILRWHYQLHDRRADPQFPAVSALAVWWTREYDAVRDAFTG, from the coding sequence GTGGGCGAGCCGGCCGGGGCCGGCGCCGAGTGCCGGTCGGGCGAGCCGCCCGTCGCCGCGCTGCTGCGCCGCTACCCCGCGTACGGCGAGCCGCTCTCCTGCGTCCGCGTCACCCAGGGCCTGCTGAACCGCGGCTACCGGCTGTCCACCACGCGCGGCACGTTCTTCCTCAAGCAGCACCTCGACGCCACCACCTCCCACCACGCCGTCGTCGCCCGCCAGCACCGCGCCACCGAGCGGCTGCACGCCCTGGGCGTCCCCGTCGCGCCCGCCCTGCCGGACGCCGAGGGCCGCACGGTCGCCCAGCTCGGCGGCGACTGCTACGCCCTGCACCCGTGGGTGGAGGGCCGCCACCGGGACGGCGCGCAGCTCACCGCGGCCGGGTCGCGGCGGCTCGGCGCGCTGCTCGGGTACGTCCACACCTGCCTGGAGCGGGTCCTCGGGGTGGCCGGGGTGCACCCGGCCGCCCGCGCGTACGGCAGCGCCGACCCGGACGACACCTTCCGGCTCATCGACGACCTGCTGGCGCTGGCCAGGGCCCGCCGGCGCCGGGCCGCCTTCGACGAGCTGGCCGAGCACCGGCTGCTGGAGCGCCGCCGCCTGCTGGCCGCCCACGCGCACCGGCGCCCGGCCGCGGCGGCGCCCTCGGCGGGCGGCTGGGTGCACGGGGACTTCCACCCCCTGAACCTGCTGTACCGGGGCGCCGAGCCCGCCGCCATCGTCGACTGGGACCGGCTCGGCCTCCAGCCGCGCGCCGAGGAGGCGGTGCGGGCCGCCATGATCTTCTACGTGCAGCCGACGGGACGCCTGGACCTCGCCAAGGTGCGGGCCTACGCGCGCGCGTACCGGCGGGCCGCCGGGCTGGGCGCGGCGGAGCTGGCCGCCGCCGTGCACCGCGTGTGGTGGGAACGGCTGAACGACTTCTGGATACTGCGGTGGCACTACCAGCTCCACGACCGGAGGGCCGACCCGCAGTTCCCCGCGGTGTCGGCCCTGGCGGTGTGGTGGACGCGCGAGTACGACGCCGTACGCGACGCCTTCACGGGCTGA